One window of Sardina pilchardus chromosome 2, fSarPil1.1, whole genome shotgun sequence genomic DNA carries:
- the chrna8 gene encoding neuronal acetylcholine receptor subunit alpha-7 produces the protein FLSGTWQGVHQRKLYKDLLSNYNRLERPVQNDSAPIVVELGLTLLQIIDVDEKNQVLITNAWLQLYWTDIYLSWNVDEYPGVQNLRFPSNQIWVPDILLYNSADERFDATFHTNVLVNYTGACQYIPPGILKSTCYIDVRWFPFDIQKCDLKFGSWTHNGWLLDLQMGAVDISTYIPNGEWDLVDVPAKRNELYYECCKEPYPDVTFTVTMRRRTLYYALNLLIPCVLISGLALLVFLLPADSGEKISLGITVLLSLTVFMLLVAEIMPATSDSVPLIAQYFSSTMMIVGLSVVVTVLVLQFHHHDPQAGKMPKWVRVVLLNWCAWFLRMKKPGASRGRGAGGGGGYKYTPASPPLHSASSIQMGAVPGQPAGTNGHMNLYFGYHSMDEGSCPASSDSGVVCGRAGGSPHEEQDAPRTLSERAPELQRILEEVSYIAQRFREQDEGEAVCSEWKFAAAVVDRLCLVAFSLFSIICTFTILMSAPNFIEAVSKDFT, from the exons tttctctcaggTACATGGCAAGGAGTGCATCAGAGAAAGCTGTATAAGGATCTGTTATCCAACTATAATCGTCTGGAGAGACCCGTCCAGAACGACTCTGCCCCCATAGTGGTGGAGCTGGGGCTGACCCTGCTCCAGATCATTGATGTG gATGAAAAGAATCAGGTTTTGATCACAAATGCTTGGTTGCAGTTG taCTGGACTGATATCTACCTGAGTTGGAATGTTGATGAGTATCCAGGAGTACAGAACCTGCGCTTCCCGTCCAATCAGATTTGGGTTCCAGATATCCTACTCTATAACAG TGCTGATGAGAGATTTGATGCCACCTTCCACACCAATGTCCTGGTCAACTACACGGGAGCATGCCAGTACATCCCACCAG GGATTTTGAAGAGCACGTGTTACATTGATGTGCGCTGGTTCCCGTTTGATATTCAGAAGTGTGATCTGAAGTTCGGCTCCTGGACACACAATGGCTGGCTGCTGGACCTACAGATGGGTGCTGTGGACATCTCCACCTACATTCCCAATGGGGAGTGGGATCTAGTGG ATGTCCCTGCGAAGCGCAATGAACTGTACTATGAGTGCTGTAAGGAGCCATATCCTGATGTAACGTTCACAGTCACCATGCGCAGACGGACTCTCTACTATGCCCTCAACCTGCTAATCCCCTGTGTGCTTAtctcag GTCTTGCCCTGCTGGTGTTCTTGTTGCCAGCTGATTCTGGAGAGAAGATCTCCTTAG gcatCACTGTGCTGCTGTCCCTCACAGTGTTCATGCTGCTGGTGGCAGAGATCATGCCTGCCACGTCAGACTCGGTTCCCCTCATAG CACAGTACTTTTCAAGCACCATGATGATTGTGGGGCTGTCCGTGGTTGTCACAGTGTTGGTGCTTCAGTTCCACCACCACGACCCTCAGGCAGGAAAGATGCCAAAATGG GTGCGGGTGGTACTGTTGAACTGGTGCGCGTGGTTCCTGCGCATGAAGAAGCCCGGTGCGTCGCGCGGGCGGGGTGCTGGAGGGGGCGGCGGCTATAAGTACACCCCGGCGTCCCCTCCGCTGCACAGCGCCAGCAGCATCCAGATGGGCGCCGTCCCAGGCCAGCCGGCCGGCACCAATGGCCACATGAACCTCTACTTTGGCTACCACTCCATGGACGAGGGCTCCTGCCCAGCCAGCAGCGACTCAGGGGTGGTGTGCGGCCGGGCCGGGGGGTCCCCTCACGAGGAGCAGGACGCCCCGCGCACACTGAGCGAACGAGCGCCTGAGCTGCAGCGCATCCTGGAGGAG GTGTCTTACATTGCCCAGCGGTTCCGTGAGCAGGACGAAGGGGAGGCGGTGTGCAGCGAGTGGAAGTTTGCGGCGGCCGTGGTGGACCGGCTCTGCCTGGTGGCCTTCAGCCTCTTCTCCATCATCTGCACCTTCACCATCCTCATGTCCGCGCCCAACTTCATCGAGGCCGTCTCCAAGGACTTCACTTAG